The genomic region cttgcctggagaatcccagggacgggggagcctggtgggctgacgtctatggggtcacacagagtcggacacgactgaagcgacttaccagtagcagcagcaactgcctGATACTTGTGGGGTAAGTGCATAACTCTTCCTCTCACTCCCCAAAGGCAAGGGTCTCCCCTTACCCACTGATTCATATCTCTGTTCCCCGTTTTCCTTTGTGGCTTTACCATAAGCCTGGCAAAAGGTCTGAGCACAAAGGACGCGGGAAGACAGTGAGCTCCCAGCACGCTTTATGGACTAGGAGCATGATGGCTATATGGACAGTAGGGCCTTAGCACTCCGTGGTATCTGACACGTACCTAGGTGCCAGGCACAACACATTGGCTAAACTGGGAAGGAATTAAAATTCTTGCGATCAGAACGCCCCCTGCGGGACAGTATCTTGTAAGCCCATTTCGTCCGTAAAGCGAACAGCCAATAGGCAAAGCGGACCGGCCCCGCGGTGGTTGGGCCGCGCAAGCGCACTCACGATGCCGGGCAGATCCTTAGACCGCAACTCCCCCTTGCGGAGATCCAGCGCGCGCGCGGCATCTTCCGGGTATGCGCACAGTGATTCCATATCCAGCAGAGGGAGCGCGCTGTAGCCCTCACGCGCGTGTTCGTACAGGAGGTTCCGGTCCTGTCTCTCCGTAGCGAAACTTCTCTTGAAGCTCTGGTTACAGACACAGCCTCCTCGAAGCCGCAGGCCCCGACCAGCTACTAGAGGACCCAAGCGCCGCACTATGGACGCAGCCATCTTGGAAGGCGGACAAGGAGTCACGCACCCCCTCGTCCCGCCCACTACTCATTTAGACCAATTACAAAGCTGCTGTTCTGCTCGAGACTAGCCAATCAGACCCTGGGAGGGGTGAAGCCCTTCTATGCCTCAAAAAAACACAATTCAATGAGAACAGTTGCCCGAGATTGACACTACCGTTGTCCAATCGTTCTCTGTTCCCCGCAGATCGAGCTAGAGATCGGTTTCGGCGTGTCGGCGGACCGGGCTAGGGTCGGTAAAGTCTACAGAGCTCGAGTTCTCCAAACCTCCGGGGTCTCCCCTCAGGTTCCCGTTTTATTCTGTATGTGAGCAGAGACAGTTGGCTCCCCGAGAGCTTATTCAGTGCAAGCCTAAACTTACGGAGGGACTTTCTGTTAGCAGCGTTAGGGGTTGCGGTTATACGGTAGAGGAAATTGCTTAGATTTGACCGGAAGGCTAAAtagggagggtgggggagaattggggcttccattgtggctcagctggtaaagaatccgcctgcagtgtggggcacctgggttcgatctttgggtttggaagatcccctggagaagggaaaggctgcccactccagtattctggcgtggagaattccatgacctgtatagtccatggggtcacaaagagtcggacacgactgagtgactttcatttcactaaaTAGGGAGAGTTGGGGAGAATTTGGACCCTACCCCAATGAAGGCCACTTTATCTTATCGCCTTATACAGGGACTCTGCAGGCGGTGGGATGTCTTGGTCCGGCCTTCTCCGTGGCCTTAGCATGTCCCTAAATTATGGTAAGTGGGGGGCTTGGGGTTCCTCTGGGTGGGAATTTGGCTCTTCATCAGACTGAGATGGAGCCATAGGGAGGCTCTGAGCAGGGGAGGAATGTATCTGACCCAGTGTCCACAGGGTACCTCTGGCTGCATGTGGGGAGCAGACAGTAGAAATAGGGAGAcctgggaggaggaggacaggagaGTCCAGTGAGAATCAAGGGTAGACAGGACCAGGGTGGATGctgtggaggaggaaggggattCCGATCAGTGGTGAAGTCTCAGTTGACAGAATCTGCTCATGGGGATGGAAGTGGGGTGACAGGGGGAGTAACACGGCCCAGAGACCAGCCTCCCGTCCACCTCATAGGGTGGCTGTGGGGCGGTGTGTGTTAATGTAGATACGAGGCATAGAACAGTACAGGACACAGTGGAAACCTGTAAGTTAATTCTTACGAAATGCTTAAAAAAGAACCCGACACATGGTGATTGCTCcataaatgttattaatattactCTCAGCCATGAGTACCCCCAGCCATAAACAAATATAGCCCTGGGAAGTACTTGGAACGGTGCCTCAAACAAAAGAGCGAGTGGCTGATGCTGTTATCTGTTCGCTGGGATAATAATCTCTCTTCCGCCCTCCTGGTGTCTCTCCAGGCCTAGCCCTGGCCCCCCGGCCTTGGGGCACGCGTCCCATGGCCACCCTGAACCAGCTACACCGTCGGGGCCCCCCGAAGTTTCCGCCTTCGAAACCAGGCCCGACGGAGGGCCGGCCACAGCTGAAGGGCGTGGTCCTGCGCACCTTTATCCGCAAGCCCAAGAAGCCCAACTCAGCCAACCGCAAGTGTTGCCGCGTGAGGCTCAGCACTGGCCAGGAGGCCGTCTGCTTCATCCCTGGAGAGGGCCACAACCTGCAGGAGCACCACGTGGTCCTCGTACAGGGCGGCCGCACACAGGACCTGCCGGGTGTCAAGCTCAAGGTCGTGCGCGGCAAGTACGACTGTGGCCACGTGCAGAAGAAGAAGTGACTGTGGGGACCCGGTGGGTGGATCATCACGCAGAACTTTCTTTCCCTTGGTGCACCTGCAGTGCCCTGAGGAAGCAAGTCCAGCTCTAGAAGTAGCTGGTCTGGGTTCAAAGCCCAGCCCAGTGGACCCTTAACCCATAGGGGTCCTGGGCGCCCCTCTCCCAACACCGTTGGCTTCCATGCTGGCTCCAACAACCTCTTCTGCTGGGACAAGACTCTGTACTGCCATCTTCTGGGGAGGGGTTGCAATAAAGACTCCAGCCCCCAAGGTTTGTGACCTGAACCCTCTTGTGTGGTATTCACCCTCTTTGTGGTCTTGGCAACTGGACATCCCCCCGGCCTCAATTTCCttcaccagaaaaaaaataactccGCTCACAGTATCCCCTCTGTTGGATTTGGTGACGATTAAACCAGATGCTTTTACGTGTATAATAGCACGTGCAGTGACCGCTGTTACAAGCTTTGGAATCAGGTGGGCAGCGCTGAGGTCCAGTTCCCCTTCCTTCAGGCCAAGGGCTTGGACATGAAAGCCCTCCTGTCAagcttcctcatctgaaaagtgcCAGTAATTGTAATGTTGGCAGCAAAAGGGTGTTGCTGGGATTGGTTGGCGTGCATGGCTCTgctcagacacacacacctgtgtTCAAATCCTAcctcctctgcctcttccttGCTCTGTGACTCTGGGTATATTTGTTCCCCACTCTGGCTCCATTTCCATGGCACTGAGAGTGATGCGGACCTCACCTGATCATGTGCTTGGCCAGGTTAgagtttttttctctgttttttggccacaccacgctgcatgtgggatcttaattcttctaccaaggattgaactctcTCCCCTTGGACTGGAAGTGCAGCGTCTTGCCCACTGCACCACTGGGGAAGTACCGTGGTTTTAAAATTTGGGAGCTGAGCATATATCATTGGGCTCTGGAGCCCAATGTCTGGTTCAAGTCTGGCTTCCCCTACTTCCTGGCCAGGTGACCCTGGGCAGGCCTTTTAAactctgaacctgtttccttcTGGACCAAATGGCAGTGACAATGGGGTACCTCCCTGAGAACTGCTGGGAGAATAGCTGAGAACTGGCACGGGAGCTGTTGGCTGAGTCCTGGTGACCCATCTGTGTTCTCGAAACTCACCCACTTCTTGCATGGCACTTAGCACCCCGAGGTTCTCACTATTGGAAATAACCCACATGGCCTTTTAGGGTCAGAACTGGGGGCAGACAAGCACATCAGTTACAGATAAAATCCCCCATCAGCTCACACTCTGCACCAATTTTTTATTAAGCTGGCTTGTCAGCTGCACTCAGCTAGGGAAACTGGGAGACATCAGGGGAGCCTTGCTCCCGGAGTCCTTCTCCAAGTGGGctcaggtgtggagaaaaggaggcTGTCATCTTGGCAGAAGGAGAGGCTGCCCGACACAGGCCCAGGAGGTGGGGGTAGAGGATACAGTTTGGGGGTCAGTGCAGACTGGGCCTTaggaattctgaaagaaatggcaccTGTATGGCTCAGAGGAGAGGAGCTGTTGGGTGTGGTGCTGGAGGAGCTTGCATGGGCCCCACTACTGAGTCCCAGAGATTACCGCAAACGAGAGGATGGGTTCCCTTTGAGGCCCCTGTTGGTCCCCCCGAGGACAACTCTGCTCCCTGCCAGCAATTGCCTTAACCCCAAAATATGCTGACAAGAGTCCTTGTCCAGGATTGTTAGCAGCATTCCTCTATTTTTAACCTGGGTTTGGCCTTTGCTTTTTGACtcagtgggttcgatccctgtgttgggaagatcctctggagaagggaatggcaatccactccagtattcttacctggagaatcctatggatggagaagcctggtgggctacagtccatggggtcacaaagacttggacatgactgagcaactaacacatcaactgatgggatttccctggtggctccgtcactaaagaatccacctgccagtgcaggagatgtgggtttgatccctgggtcaggaagatggcctggagaaggaaatggcaatccactccagtattcttgcctgggaaatcccatagacagaggagcctggtgggctacagtccaaggggtcacaagaattggacacgacttggtgactaaaccagcaTCAACTGATCAGCACACATGTGAGAAAGAAATTTACAAGTACAGTACAGGTCTCTGAGTTACTCTTTGACACTGCCCTGGGGAAGCAAGTGACCAGCCCGTTGGATCCCTGGTTTCTTGGTTGAAGCAGCAGCAAGTGGGGTTCACTGGAAGAGTGCCGGGAACAGGCCACACAGGACCTCCCCAGACCCTTCCACAGGCATCCTCTGGCTCCTGGCTGCAAAAGCCGCCCTTGATTGACGTTAGTGTCCGGCAGATGGCAGTGTGTCCTGGAAGGCTGGGTCAGGCTGGTTAGCTAGGACAGGCGGATCCTGACCctcacactggagtgggtcacgaGGGTGCCGTAGTGCCCCACCCAGGAACGCGTGTCTCTTCCATACTGCTCAAAAGACACGTAGCGGATACCCTTGCCAAAGTTGGTAAAGACGTGGGAGACCTGCgcagggaaagagagggagggagtgaggCTCCAGGGGCTCCTCTTCCTCCGCCTCCTTGACATATCGTCTCCATCACCTGACCCTGCTCCAGGCACTGGGGATATCGCAATGAAGAAAGCAGCCCAAAGAGCTCATCCTGGGACTTCCttctagtccagtggttaagaatctgcctgccaaggcagaggaCATAGGTTCGagcccaggtctgggaagatcccacatgccctggagcaactaagcccgtgtgctgctgctcctgctgaaCCCACagaccctaaagcctgtgctctgcagcaaaagaagccaccgctGTGAGAAGTCTATGCACTGTAActggagagtaacccctgctctctGTAACTAGAGAACAGCcttcatgcagcaatgaagacccattgctgccaaaaataaataaatcttttcctGGTGAAGCTGAGAGTCTACATTCTGACGCTGAAGACAGAGGGGGGGAAAGGGTGGAGGAAATTCTGCAAGTGGGTGGGGTTGTAATATGAGTAAGCAAGGGCTGCGCTgagatgacatttgagcagagacctagTGGAGGTAGGGATCTGGAGGAAGAGTGGTCCAGACAGAGGAACAGTGCAAAAGCCCTGAGGTGGCTGCGTGCCGCAAGCAGAGTGAGAGAAGTAGGAAAGGGTGTCAAGGAGGCAGTGGGCAGAGCACGTGGGGCATTTGAGATGGGCCCCAGAAGAACTTCGGCTTctggcttttaattttttgaggctaTGCCActgggcttgtgggatcttagttcccccaccagggatggaacttacgcctcctgtagtggaagcacagagtcttaaccacagggaagtcccttgcttctggcttttttggtaattttttaaattgagctgAAATTCAAATTCACCTAACATACCATTTAAGACtacaattcagtgtttttttttttttttttgcatatttgtaATATTATGCAACCATCAGCACTATCTAAATCTGGAACATTTCATCACCCTAGGAAAAAACCTCAAATCCATTAGCTGTCATTTccaattcctccctccctctgtcctctggcaaccactaatctatctgctttttgtctctatgttgttcagtcactaagtcgtgtctgactctttgcaaccccatggattgcagcatgtcaggctttcctgtccttaa from Bos javanicus breed banteng chromosome 18, ARS-OSU_banteng_1.0, whole genome shotgun sequence harbors:
- the MRPS12 gene encoding small ribosomal subunit protein uS12m, with protein sequence MSWSGLLRGLSMSLNYGLALAPRPWGTRPMATLNQLHRRGPPKFPPSKPGPTEGRPQLKGVVLRTFIRKPKKPNSANRKCCRVRLSTGQEAVCFIPGEGHNLQEHHVVLVQGGRTQDLPGVKLKVVRGKYDCGHVQKKK